The following proteins are co-located in the Ficedula albicollis isolate OC2 chromosome 27, FicAlb1.5, whole genome shotgun sequence genome:
- the LOC101817763 gene encoding feather keratin 1-like, with protein sequence MSCYTPCRPCQPCGPTPLANSCNEPCVRQCQDSTVIIEPSPVLVTLPGPILSSFPQNTVVGSSTSAAVGSILSSQGVPISSGGFGLSGLGSGLCGTRCLPC encoded by the coding sequence ATGTCCTGCTACACCCCGTGccggccctgccagccctgcggcCCCACCCCgctggccaacagctgcaatgagccctgtgtcaggcagtgccaggactcCACTGTCATCATTGAACCCTCGCCCGTGCTGGTCACTCTGCCCggccccatcctcagctccttcccacagaaCACCGTGGTGGGatcctccacctctgctgccgttggcagcatcctcagctctcagggagtgcccatcagctctgggggcttTGGCCTCTCAGGCTTGGGCAGTGGCCTCTGTGGCACCAGGTGCCTCCCCTGCTAG